In Hemibagrus wyckioides isolate EC202008001 linkage group LG16, SWU_Hwy_1.0, whole genome shotgun sequence, the sequence ttcttccacaccaaactctctcatccatgtctttatggaccgtGCTttagcattaagagttccttttactggaactaacgtcccgagcccaacccctgaaaaacaatagctgaattcagtgatttggaggggtgtcccaaaacttttggcaatatagtgtataaagtgttgAATTTATGTTATGTAGTcatgtattttaaatgtttatggaCATTAATGTTTATtgccaagcccagataaaatagGAGAGTTCAGGAATCAGGAAGGCCATCCGTCATAAATACTGtgtcaaatcaaaatatgcagatCGGATGGTCCACTGAGGTGACCCCTAACAGGGAGCAGctaaaggacaacaacaacaacaacaacataaaattTATATCAGCCAATCAACAAATAACCCTCATAAAGTGTCATTCTGTAGAAATAACTCTTCAATAAATGTTGATGATATAAGTGGATTTTCTTGGTTTCTagatgtgtttattgtgtttccaTACAATCCTAGGGCACCCAGGGATGGCCAGTTTTTACTCTATGACAGGGGTGTCCAAGCTTATCCAAAAATGGCCGGTGTGGGagtaggttttcattccaaccaagcagaagctacgcctgattccaactggctaatcaactgatcttggctttcagtagactcaggtgtggcttctgcccagttggaatgaaaacctgcacccacacaggccctttgcggataagattggacatcctgGCTTAAGCGGAGAGGATCAACCTAGTAGCATACActgacagggttgccagatttggcTAGTTTAAAAACACCTACTGCCAATATCTtgttttagaataaaaaaatccatGTAAAGTGTAACTGTCTATGAAGCACAGAACCGTTTCTGTAGTAAGATTGAGAGAAGAAAAGGGAGAAATTTTGAATAAAAAGTCTGTACATCAGAAATATGTGAGATATGCTTGTTGTCCTATTAAGAGGCTGAGAAAAATGAGAAAGTTTTCCACCTTCAATAATTTGGAGCTAATTTCATGTATTTTCTGAGATTTAGCTGAAATGTAATTTTACTGAAATTATAGTGAAGACAGTTGAAGCGATGCACTCAAAATGAGCTGCTACTCAGCTGCATAATACTTTCATTAAAAGTCAGATAATCAACACCATTTGTGGTGATTTGTTAAGTCAAGTGTTACTAGTACATAATCATGGCTAAACAGCAGTCATGGTAAACAGTTGCGTTTGTCATTAGCCAGCGCTTTTATTCAAACCACACAAAACATATGTGTCTGCTATTTGTTTCTTCATGTCATTTATAATTTAACTGGACAGTGCATGCTTCCTCTGTTTACTTCTAGTTTCTTTCCTAAAggcattttaaaaacatcagCGATTGTTCATGATTATTAAATTTACTGTTGTTCATAAAATATGCCTTTCCAATCAGGATGAGTGAGTAAAGCAGggctaaataaattaaataagtaTTTTATTACCTTCAAAAATGTATATGATTAGAGCAACTATTGATGTGCGTGAGTTTCCATTTGTTTAAAGGCAACAATTACTAGATAGAGATGAAGctgtacagtactgtagtaTTCGTTTAATACAGTTGTAATCTGTTTTCAGTGAAATCAAGGCAGCTCATGATattaaatgatttcttttttcagtTGAAGTGGAAAGGACTTGAAGCACCGTATGACTTAATGTTCTCTTATTTCACTGTTTTATTCAGGAGTCTATGGAGATGACCGGCACATTCAAGCAGCTGAAGTTCTGTCTGGTGAAGAGTGGCTTCAACCCTGCCACCGTCTCTGACCCGCTCTACTTCTTAGACTACACAGAAAAATGCTTCATTCCCCTCACAGACTCCATCTATAACAGCATAGTATCGGGTCAGCGAAAGCTCTAGACCGTAATCGGCTCAAGGCTCTGTTATACTGACAAATCTAAAGGACATGCCATTCTAAAAGGAAGATCCCGAGTGCGCCCAACTCTTTTGTAGTGTTGTATATTTGATTGGGCCTGAGAGCAATCCTGAATGACTCCATGTTGAATAATGCATAGTTTCTTCCTTTGTGAACATTTCACGGAGACAGTATCGGTTAATAATGAATTAGTTTTAATGACTTGAGTGGCCTTTTGCAGCGAGCGAGGAGAGCGATTGCTGCGATGGAGCTGAATGAGAGGCCGGATTCTCACCAGTGCACACCTGGTATCGGGTTCTGGTGTCTCCTGGGTCTGTCTGGCACAGTTTAAAATGCCAGGTGGCTCCTAGCCTTAACGTCCCTACTTCATCCTTCTTTGTCATCTCCTCggctctctctgctctcctgcGTTCCCTTTGTGTTTGTGGAGATCGGTTTGGGAAATGAACATGACCGCTATCGTCACCATGAAATTATATTTCACTTTCAGATTGTAAAACATTACGATATTTATAGCTGCATTCTGTAATTACATACCTCTGGAGAGATACATGATATGGACAAATGTTTATGATCGGAAGCTCTGCCTGTCAGATGCATCAAGATCCAAGATCATGAGcagatttctttaaaatttCATCTTTTGTAATAATTTAATACGGGCCATTTCGAGCTCTTTTTGTGAAAATCTTTAGGACAACATGTCTTTAATGCTTCTTCCAGTTGTTTCACAAATGTTCAGTTTACATTTTGGCTATACTGAAGTGCAGACATGGAAATGAAATATTACCTATggtggaaaaaatgtttttaccaGTCTCAAGTGGCTAGTGGCTGCTGTGAACACATGGGAAGGAATTTTAGCTACTAAAGCcatagacatatagatagagTTATAGATATTTAGATTTCCAGTTGTTATTTTGCGCACTAAGGACCTGAATAATGTTTCTGTTATTGCTGCCTTTGCTCTGTGCCTTCGCTCTGTGCCACTTGAAATTAAACTTGGTAGAGTGGGTATTAGAGTTAAATTGAATAGTGCTTTCTCTAGCTACCTCTACCCAGCTTAGAGAGCTGCTCCAAAAGCCAAAGAAGGAATAAATAAGGTATTTTGGCATGCACAGTGTctgcaaatgaataaacagatacaGCTGCGTAGCAAGACGCAGTTATAAGTCCAATCTTGTAAATTCTTTCCATGGTCTATAGTACCATGCATTGGTTTTCACCCCCAcaaacttttccacattttgtagtgCTGTAATGTGGAACTGAAATTGACTTAAATGGGATTTTATAAAAACACATCTGGTTCAAGTCTGGAAAGGTGGAAAGGTGTTAGGTGAGTTAGggtttgattatttttaaaaaaaatcccaaatttTCAATATCCCCCTCATTCAATTTATAATCAAAAATTGACagaatacacaatattgccaaaagttttgggacacccctccaaatccccttagttccagtgaaagaaactcttaatgcttcagcttcataccaagacattttggacaatttcatgctcccaacttttgggaacagtttggggatgaccccttccgtgcctttacatgcacatgaatgtaatatggagttgtcctgccctttgcggctataacagcttcaactcttctgggaaggctttccacaaggtttaggagtgtgtttatgggaatttttgaccattcctctagaagagcatttgtgaggtcaggcactgatgttggacgagaaggtctggttcccagtctccgctctaattcatcccaaaggtgttctatggggttgaggtgcaggccagtcaagttcctccacaccaaacttccatgtctttatggaccttgctttggtcactggtgtgcagtcatgttggaacaggaagaggtcatccccaaactgttcccacaaagttgggagcatgaaattgtccaaaatgtcttggtatgtcaCAAAAGATCTGTGAAAAGAGGAATGTAAACTTGTGTTATTATTTGGAGCAGCATGTAAAAGGAAACACAATCAGGGAAGTTGGGCGAGTTAAATATGCAGGGGATCTTTCACAAGACGAAATCTTTTCCAGTCAGTAATGGAGCTGTGAATGAAGTCAGCGTAACTACATATTAAGGAAGACATTGTGTCACTGATATTGAAATTTCAAAGTAATGAAAGTAATATCATATACAATACTCTATATGTAGGTCATTTGTGTATCCACATATATCTATAAATGTGCCTTATATGTATTAATGCAGAGAGAATGTTTATTGTGTGCCGACTGAGAGTGCCTACACCAAGACCTTCTGTTTGTAACtgcctttttattcttttccatAATTCAGAATTTACTGTGAATCATAGATTTGTGCGAGTCGTGCTGGAGTaatgattttaataatattttaccgAAGAGGCTTGATTTTCGGCACCTCTAAATGAGCTGTCTTGAAGAAATAATGAAAGCAATGTGGATTGgaggttttgttttgtagcCTTTATACTGAACATGTGCACTCGACTCTGTGATGATAGCGATGTatacttttattaataaataaacctatATTTATCAGGTCCAGCATTAGTTTAATCAGtgtaaaattgaattaaagtcTCATTCTTCACAATCGAatgaagaatgaagaaaataaagaaattctaTACAGAAATACTGTATAGTAAGAAGTCATTTAGTGTATTTCATGTTTTTTCCGTTCATTttctcaaaaaacaaaacaaaaacaaaatggtggTATGTATGAAAAGATGCCAAGAATATCCGTTCTACTTTCACTTGTGAAATAGTTTAAtgttccataaatgttaaattctAATTATGTCTTGTATCCCAGCTCTAATGAATGGAAATGAATGTTCAGTACATCACTTTCAGGTATAATGTTAAATCTATATTGTTTAACAGGATCAGTGCTACTGGTTTAGATGTCTCTGTTTAATAAAGATTTCTTTCATTACTTTTAATCACTTTTAATTGCTTTTTGtcaagttttatattttttcagtCCCTTGAAGACAAATGAACATGCAAGGACATTAAATCTGTGTTTTATaatgctttatttcttttctgagtccttgttatttgtttgttaatgAAACACTTTGGAACGGTTTTGTAGACCTTGTTTAAAAGCATGTAAAAATGACATGGCAATATTTCTCACAGCATGTACAGAATGTAAAGCATAGGCATGCTGGACAGCATCGATAGACTATACTACAAATCCAGACTTTCCAAACCATCAGGTGTCTACAAACTAGagaatttatttgatttaattacTTAGCGATTAGCTTTTTGTAAGTAAAGTCATGTTGCTCTGGTTTGCAGTAATTGCGTGCAGACAAGTTGAGGACCGAGGCGTAAGCTACCTGAGGTAAGGGTCCTAAAATAACCTGTGAGTTTGCTTCAGTTATATTTGGAAAGTGTCCATTGGGTATTGTCTCCTAGGCTTGTTAGTATTCAGGGTTCAGGATGTCTGGATCCTCTTTTCAGTTAGGTATCTGGTCTTAATGCCGGGAATAGGAATAGTTTGAGAAAAATACATAGTCTTATGTATTTGTCAACTACTGATGTCGCTTATTATTAGACTGCAGAATTATTAAATTGCAGAATAACACACACCAGACCTGCATCACACACCTCGGCATGCATTTCTTTCTCCAAGCAGCACACTGTGGATGGTGTTATTTCTTACTCTTACTTTTTTctattaataaaactttatactCGTCTGCAGAAGAAGCCTCCTTCTTCATGAAACACATttttgatatgcaaatgaacATGAGGATAggataaatatgcaaattagtctATTGTGTCAACTGGTGACTTTTTCAGCATGCCTTAAAGGTGCAAaagtcaatattttttatttcttactaatACAATATTGTGAAAAATTCTGTAGAAcatgtgtattagatgtgtttGAAAACCTTCCTTCCAGCCCAGGACGTTTGCATGTATTTGGATTGATCTTTTGgtcagtcattttatagacacGTCCCTGACTCCCCATCACATCCTCATAAATTATTATATGGGGAAATTGTATGTTTATTGAATTGAGTTGAACGTCCAAGTGTGTTTGAAAGTGATGTCATGGCAGTCCATGCTAACTGCTAACTTTAATTAGCATGCTCGAGCTGAACTGCCGTAAACTTTAGCATACAGAGCTTTGTGTAAGTCACGGACATTAGCTGGACCATTAATCATTAGGATCTGTGCCCATACTTCTAATCTAGAGTATTTccatgcatttttttaatcttgcaTGTGAGGGCTAATTGCTAACTGTAGAAActgaagaaagaaggaagggttTGGAAGAATAATCCAGACGTTTGATTGTCTCAAACCAATGTCATGTtacttaattaaatataaaatgaaaaaaaggacagcatataaatatatatattgataaaaatacaaaacctTTAGCCTATCTAGCAATAGACTAGGCTAGTTTGATGTGGCTAGCCATGAGGAGACAGAGCTAAGCTATCACTGTATCTGTTTAGCTACAGTGCGTTAGCTGACCTTATGCTCTgctaatatcatgtttatgtAACTTATAACTCATATAGATATTTACACACCTGCCCCGGCATGAGATGGGGTGTTTTAGCtttaacttaacttaaaaaaGGCATACATGCATTTTCCCTCATTGACTGAGTGAGCTAATGTTTGGCAGAATGAAACCTGTCAGGAAAGACATGAGTATTtctaaatacaccgatcaggtataacactgtgagcagtgacaggtgaagtgaatcagactgatgatctcctcatcatggcacctgttagtgggtgggatatattaggtcgcaagtgaacattttgtcctcaaagttgatgttagaagcaggaaaaatggacaagtgtaagaatttgagcgagtttgatgaagaccactggatcagagcatctccaaaactgcagctcttgtggggtgttcccggtctgcagtggtcagtatctatcaaaagtggtccaaggaatgggcggtcaaggctcattgatgcatgtggggagcgaaggctggcccgtgtgatccgatccaacagacgagctactgttgatcaaattgctgaagaagttaatgctggttctgatagaaaggggtcagtgcatgatgggtcagggctgttttggcagcaaaaggcggaccaacacaatattagacataatattatgcctgatcagggtATTTTCCTCTAAACCCCGTCTGATTAGTCTTAACTTCCGTTCACAAAATTACAGCTTCAGGTATTGACTATTATTCGTGAACAATGAAGGAAACTGAGCTTTGTGAATCCGGTTGTACAGAGCcattactgtacagtatatcaaTCACTATCTAGTCTGGTAGCAGGACTTTATTCTACCTTTAACAGATCTCCTGTGTATCTTCTGTGGTACACAAATGAACCCCTACTTGAACCCCATTACAGTGTCTGAGTATATTTCTTTtgctctaatacacacacaaagctctTGCAATAATGCAGGAATGAGAGCAGTCATGTTTTCaagtggaacacacacacacacacacacgttctgtCTGTGGTGATTTTTTACTATTGAGCACCATCTGGAGGTCAGAGCTGATGTGGGtcatatgaatatataaatctaTGTGAGCGCTGAAGCCCAGcagcacacctctctctctctctttctctctctctctctcttcagctcaTCATGGCGGACGCCAGCAGCAACCACGTCCACGTTTTGTTCTCCTTTTCCGTGTTTTCTCGTCCGTCTTCGGTGCCGCTGGGCTCCGGGTACGAAGTGCTCGTCCAGAAGTTTCTCTCCATTTACGGCCCTCAGATCGACGTCCATCGCAAATTTCTCATTCAGGTGTTCTCGGAGGAATGGGGACAGTACGTGGACCTGCCCAAGGGATTTGCCATATCGGAGAAATGCAAGCTGCGATTAGTTCCTCTTCAGACGGATGTGAGGCGTCTGTTTTGTTGTAAATGTATTTGTCGCCGTTTTCTAAGCTGTctctgcaagtgtgtgtgtgtgtgcgtgtgtgtgtgtgttgtcgtgCTTGTCCCTTCTTGACTATCTGACccggaaaaaaaaagctcaatATTGTACATTGTTTACAATAATGCGACACCAAAATCATTTACCCCCCTGAGGTGCTGCTAAAGTGTTATTTAGTATAACTTGTTGATTACAGAGGAAATGAAACAAGCATTGGTTGAGTCCCAGTCGGCTCTATTTACCCCCCTGTGCACTGTGTGGTAAACACTGAGCTTTATTGTGAAGTTTCGAAGGACATTTCGTTTGCGTCATAACTCTTATCAAAGTTAACGCGAGGTTGTGACGTCATCACACGACCGCGCAACGTAACGTCGAAGCAAACAGCGGAACTGAAGCGTCGAAAGCCAGTGATTTCTTACTAAACCTGATTGAAATACATTAGTTAAATGTGTGTAAACCTCACATCTGTAATGAATGATCTGTGAAAGTACTGACCGCTTGAATATGAAACTGAAATCAAACTTGGATTGGACGTTTATTcagcaaacaaacacagatgTGCGGTTTCTGAAATAATGCATTTCATCTAATTTAGAGGGTTTTTCACTCGCAGAGATATGTCTGTTTATGAACTCGACACACACGGCTTACAAACCATACATTCTTCAGCAggtttaaaatatatttctttatactgTGCATGATAAAAAGCAGCTCTACTTGGAACCTTTCGTGCTATAGGGTTTGTACATAGGAACAAAAAATCTTCTTTTTGAGTTTACAGTCACATTTTTAcctaatttttaaataattctcaCTGACGTAAAGACACTTGTTTGCATTGTGCAAACCAAGGTGATGTAATAGTGAGGTTGCAAATTGGGACATGTAATCCTCGGAGACTCCCAGCTTTTGCCTAACATCTGTTTCTGTGCAAATAATCCATGCATCACTGCCAGGTTTTGTCTTTGAGTGAAAAGAAGTAAacataactaaaataaaaaaaaataaacatccaTTAGATGTATTGAAGTAGCGATTGCAGATACCTTATCGTGTAGTATTTTGAgttttttagctttattttcTCTAGTGTTTTCGGATTAACTCAATGTGAGGTGCTTCTTGATTACAGGGTTATATATTGTACTTGAGGGTTTAGTCACAGATTTGTGTTAATCCTTCAAGTGCAATTAACAGATGTCCATTTTATTAGGTCTTTACTTCAGTCATAGGTTGCAAGAAGAACCAATTTAGAAAGCTGAGTCTTGTTTCTTAGACTGCACTGGTAAAAAGTGAGATGGAAAGAATAGCACTTAAGGTCAGTTGCTTGTTCTTCTTTTATTCTAGATCACTACACTGGGCAACCTTTCTCCAGCCACCACCATTTTCTTCTGCTGCGACATGCAGGAACGTTTCAGGCCTGCTATCAAGTACTTTGGTGACATTATCAGCGTAGGCCAAAGACTGGTAAAAATTCATcatgttttttgtctttctatctctctgtctttccataGCAATAAGTTTTAAAGTGTTACCCGATCTTTTGGCATATTTTTTAGTACATCATAAATATCACTGACACTGTCCAGACGTGAATCTTTTTACAGAGACAATAAGGAAAGGCAAGGGCTTTTTATGTTCTTCAAATCTATTTTTATCGGACATTTTTATTGCCTTGCTGCACTCGTCTGACCTTCACTCACAGACAGTTCATCACCGTGTCTGACTGGGCTGTCTGTGTATTATTCTTTTTCCAAATTACCTGAAGATCTTGAGATTGTCTTCATTCAgatataaataaagattataCCAGTTGGTAAAATAGAGGTTTAGTAACACCGATATTTTAATTTTAGGAACGTTTTCACATATTTTCCTAAGCCGTTTCTTGTTTCTCTGAGTATTGATttcatacatatacactgatcaggcataacattatgaccacctgcctaatattgtgttggtgctgccaaaacagccctgacccgtcctgcactgtgtattctgacacctttctatcagaaccagcattaacttcttcagcaatttgagcaacagtagctcgtctgttggatcggatcacatggtccagccttctctccccacgtgcatcaatgagccttgaccacccatgaccctgttgccggttcaccactgatccttctttggaccatttttgatagatactgaccactgcagaccgggaacaccccacaagagctgcagttttggagatgctctgatccagtggtcttcatcaaactcgctcaaatccttacgcttgtccatttttcctgcttctaacacatcaactttgagaacaaaatgttgacttgctgcctaatatatcccacccactaacaggtgccatgatgaggagatactcagtctcattcacttcacctgtctgtggtcataatgttgtggctgatcagtgtatacataCTTATGTCCATGTAATGATTAATGTGTCAATGATGATTAAAGTGCACCCATCTCAGCTCCGGTCCTTAATAAGCCCAAATGGTTTAGGCAGCAGGGTTGTTAGACTGGCACAGCAGAGTGAAGAGGAAGATAACAAAGTTTGGAAAGGTCAAAACAAGACTAAAACTCACATCTCTCACTCTGATATTTTATCTGCCGcgaacaaaatatatatttattcaatcctatttgttggtggtgttctttttttctgttttttttgttttgtttttaaaagtatgGAAATTCAGGGTTATTTTATAGAATTAAGATGTTATCGTCCCAAATTCTTGTTTTTAGACACTTTCAAACTTAAAACTAAAAAGAAAGttaaactaaactgaactgaaaagaaaaaaaagaaaaatacaaaaaaacccactgaaaattaagacaaaaaaaatgaaagaataaataaaaagaaaaatacatggAAATATATGAAGgttaaaaaaacactaaacatgGAAACGTCTTGGTTATTTAATAAGGAAAAGGAAGAACCATTTAAATGACTTTTCCAACATGGAAATTCAGTATGAAAAGTATTATCtgtattaaaaacattatgttaaAGGTCCTTGTTCCAGTGCTTCTTAGTTTTCTATCTatattttaatacacacaccagacatcAGGTGAAAGACAGTCTGTTTCAGTTCATGAAACTGAGTGCAAGGTTCTGAATTTGATGTTTTAGCTCCAGGGTGCTCGTATTTTGGGGATCCCTGTCATCGTGTCAGAGCAGTACCCTAAAGGCCTGGGCAGCACTGTACAGGAGATGGATCTGACCGGGGCCAAGCTGGTCTTCCCCAAAACCAAGTTCTCCATGGTACTGCCAGAGGTGGAAGCTGCCCTGGCTGAGACTCCAGGAGCCCGAAGCATTGTGCTTTTCGGAGTAGAGGTAAGCGACACTAATGATTTCGTCatgctctgtttctctttctctctgtctctgtctctctctctctctctttctctctgtctctctcttgtctctgtctatctctttctgtctgtctctcttggtctgtctctctctctctttctctccttctttctctctcgtctctccctctctctcttgtctctgtctctctgtctatatttctctctgtctctctctgtgtctctttctttctttctttctctcttcccctctctctatctgtctgtctctctccctgtctgtctctttctctgtctgtctgtctgtctctctctctttctctctctctcacacacacacacacactgcctgccTGTTTTTGGCTAAATCATAttgtaaagaataaataaaataggatttatgttttgttttttgtttgtttagttttagtttGCACACTGAGGCCATTGCTGTAAGCAGTACTGCAGATGTACAGAATATAATCAGATAAAAATCTCATTATCCCAGAATCTACTCTCTGAATTGTTGCCCTATATGGGCATTAGTGTTTGGGCTTTAAACTATTGGCATCTTGACGGATATTCTTTGGAATCCGAATCTGTTTTATTGGCCGGTTTCGCATCTAAGGACTTTGCAATTTCTCATGCTGACACTAAAACTTTAACGGACAAAAATCGAGAGAAATTCAGTTCAggtcaatttaatttatttgtatagcgcttttatcaatggactcaaagcagctttacagaagtatagaaacatagaataaaaatgataatgtttaatgttaagTTGGTATTCATCCATAAAAATTATCCCTAATGAGGtgacctcatcctcatttgggtgacactggacagtaaataataaagtaaatgtaaataatgtcctttctacaacagcaaccacaagctcttgaggaactaataggtcagtgtagtttctgaggtcatcaTAGAAATTGTTTTGTTAGTTAATATACAATGTATGGTATGTGGATTATCTGCACCTTAAATGTTGTAGTAAACAATGTAATGACAAAATATGCAGAACACAGCATATATGGATAttatcttaaaaaataaaaatataataataataataataaatgctacaGTATGTCTGCATGTTCAGTTCAAcgcaaataaatatttgaatggTTCCTGAAAgtactgaaatgattttttgttttaaactttcTTCCGTTTATTAATGTTGTATTGTAAACACTGCCATCTACTGGTTCGAAACACATGGTGataaaatgcaaacttttttgtttgtttttaatggataATAGGCAGTAACATCTAAAGCCTAATCTTGTGCATGTAGACTCACGTGTGCATCCAGCAGACAGCCCTGGACCTGATTGGGAAGGGGTTTGAGGTGCACATTGTAGCCGACGCGACGTCTTCCCGAAGCATGATGGACAGAATGTTTGCACTAGAGGTAATGACGAGACATGATCAGGCATGAC encodes:
- the isoc1 gene encoding isochorismatase domain-containing protein 1, with amino-acid sequence MADASSNHVHVLFSFSVFSRPSSVPLGSGYEVLVQKFLSIYGPQIDVHRKFLIQVFSEEWGQYVDLPKGFAISEKCKLRLVPLQTDITTLGNLSPATTIFFCCDMQERFRPAIKYFGDIISVGQRLLQGARILGIPVIVSEQYPKGLGSTVQEMDLTGAKLVFPKTKFSMVLPEVEAALAETPGARSIVLFGVETHVCIQQTALDLIGKGFEVHIVADATSSRSMMDRMFALERLARTGIIVTTSESVLLQLVADKEHPKFKEIQNIIKASAPESGLLSKV